The following coding sequences lie in one Paraburkholderia largidicola genomic window:
- a CDS encoding NUDIX domain-containing protein: MPSLERARPPTLIDFVWRMVLRLGYRFARVWWHLRRPRHEGALVAIYVGQSLLLVKSSYRPEWNFPGGSIEPGEAPDAAARRELEEEIGLSSYTLRAVGTVCGSWEGRRDRVHFFELHLDHLPELRLDNREIVAAHLASPEELRDIVLTGAVVDYLGKKLCSQ; encoded by the coding sequence ATGCCGAGCCTTGAGCGAGCGCGCCCGCCCACGCTTATCGACTTTGTCTGGCGCATGGTGCTTCGCCTCGGATACCGGTTCGCTCGCGTCTGGTGGCATCTCCGGCGGCCTCGTCATGAGGGCGCGCTAGTCGCCATCTATGTCGGGCAGTCGCTGCTGCTCGTGAAGTCATCGTATCGGCCCGAGTGGAATTTTCCCGGCGGTAGTATCGAGCCCGGTGAGGCGCCCGATGCAGCGGCGCGGCGCGAACTGGAGGAAGAGATTGGTCTGTCGTCGTACACATTGCGCGCCGTGGGCACCGTCTGCGGTAGTTGGGAGGGGCGAAGAGACCGGGTGCATTTCTTCGAACTGCATCTCGATCACCTGCCCGAGTTGCGGCTTGATAATCGGGAGATTGTCGCCGCGCATCTGGCATCGCCGGAGGAGTTGCGCGACATCGTGCTGACAGGGGCGGTCGTCGACTATCTCGGCAAGAAACTCTGCAGTCAGTAA
- a CDS encoding cupin domain-containing protein yields MTPGGAAPIEPIHIGQLSIQYLIDGTATGGMGVFELTVAPGAQVPPPHSHTHNEECVYVLEGKLRYSVDGVVRDLVPGEWMFTPRGSVHHFSNPHDDTARALIVLTPDIGAQYFRDVGAIVSAGGPPDRSKLIAVMSRYGLVPAAPPPLQ; encoded by the coding sequence ATGACACCTGGCGGCGCGGCTCCGATCGAACCCATCCATATTGGTCAATTGAGCATTCAGTATCTGATCGACGGAACCGCCACGGGCGGGATGGGCGTTTTCGAGCTGACTGTCGCGCCGGGCGCTCAAGTCCCGCCGCCACATAGCCACACGCATAACGAAGAGTGCGTCTATGTGCTGGAGGGCAAGCTTCGGTACTCGGTCGACGGGGTAGTGCGCGACCTGGTGCCAGGCGAATGGATGTTTACGCCGCGTGGGTCGGTTCATCACTTCAGCAACCCGCACGATGACACGGCCCGCGCATTGATCGTCCTGACGCCGGACATAGGCGCTCAGTATTTTCGTGATGTTGGAGCAATCGTAAGCGCCGGCGGGCCGCCCGATCGCTCGAAGCTTATCGCTGTCATGTCCAGGTACGGGCTGGTGCCAGCGGCACCACCACCACTCCAATGA
- a CDS encoding LacI family DNA-binding transcriptional regulator: protein MSPKPAATRVTSSQVAKLAGVSRTTVSFVLNDVPHMGISEETRERVLGAARQLGYVPNAAARSLVSGATRTVAIVTPHSEHLKVDAFIPRMLAGVNDTCHAHGYKVIFEPIIDTGRTGGGFIEMVDSRRVDGLIAINTPRIDDVHLARLASEGFPLVVFGSQLIEHTNIYSIDVDMREASRVATRHLLSLGHRKVAYLGFASDEYHGVTERLYGYRDAMREYDLGSEFERIGFADFSAQSGCDAMEAMLDRGPSFTALFAGNDTIAFGAMAALRKAGLRVPDDIAVVGYDDIPLAAFAAPPLTTMRTSPYEQACEASDLLVRLMAGERPVELHSMMAVPLVVRQSCGSPVASTIPPSTAAGGSGAKSGLA, encoded by the coding sequence ATGAGTCCGAAACCTGCCGCAACGCGAGTCACCAGCAGCCAGGTCGCGAAACTGGCAGGCGTCTCGCGCACGACGGTTTCGTTCGTGCTCAACGACGTGCCACACATGGGGATTAGCGAAGAGACACGAGAGCGTGTGCTAGGCGCTGCCCGACAGTTAGGCTATGTGCCGAACGCTGCGGCGCGCTCGCTCGTGAGCGGTGCGACGCGTACCGTTGCGATCGTCACGCCACATAGTGAACATCTCAAGGTCGATGCATTCATTCCCCGCATGCTCGCAGGCGTCAACGACACCTGTCATGCGCACGGATACAAGGTGATATTCGAGCCCATCATCGACACCGGACGCACGGGCGGAGGCTTCATCGAGATGGTCGACAGCCGGCGTGTCGACGGACTCATTGCCATCAACACGCCACGCATCGATGACGTGCATCTCGCGCGCCTCGCGTCCGAAGGCTTTCCGCTCGTTGTATTCGGCTCGCAGCTCATCGAGCATACGAACATCTATAGCATCGATGTCGACATGCGCGAGGCGTCGCGCGTCGCGACACGGCATCTTCTCTCGCTTGGTCACCGCAAAGTCGCCTATCTCGGCTTTGCCTCCGATGAGTACCACGGCGTCACAGAGCGACTTTACGGTTATCGTGACGCGATGCGCGAGTACGATCTCGGCTCGGAATTCGAGCGCATCGGATTTGCGGACTTCAGCGCGCAAAGCGGTTGCGATGCAATGGAGGCGATGCTCGATCGCGGCCCTTCGTTTACTGCGCTATTCGCGGGAAACGATACTATCGCATTCGGTGCGATGGCAGCGTTGCGCAAGGCAGGCCTGCGCGTTCCCGACGACATCGCGGTTGTCGGCTACGACGATATTCCACTGGCGGCTTTCGCGGCGCCACCGTTAACCACGATGCGAACGTCGCCCTACGAGCAGGCATGCGAAGCCTCGGACCTGCTGGTACGCCTGATGGCAGGCGAGCGGCCGGTTGAGCTGCATTCGATGATGGCTGTGCCGCTTGTCGTGCGCCAGTCCTGCGGCAGCCCGGTCGCATCGACGATACCTCCATCGACCGCGGCGGGCGGTTCTGGGGCAAAGTCCGGGCTGGCGTGA
- a CDS encoding Gfo/Idh/MocA family protein, with protein MAKDEIVWGILGTAKINDKVVVPMHNAPKCRVKGIASRSLQKAQEAATRYGLAIAYDSYEALLADPEIDAVYIPLPNHIHVEWTIKSVEAGKHVLCEKPIGLDAQQVERLIAARDKSGRYIQEAFMVRTHPQWLKVRSLIDEGAIGELRAVTGGFTYNNTNPDNIRNKSELGGGGLLDIGCYPITTSRFVTGSEPRRVVALMERDPVFEVDRLGSVMMDFDGVQASFFYSTQAYPYQRMQFHGTKGRIEVEIPFNAPVDRPTRLLVSENTSAGVGADRWVEIPVCDQYGVAATTFAEAILSGSTQAISLEDTRANMRVIDAVFRSARTGAWESIP; from the coding sequence ATGGCTAAGGATGAAATTGTCTGGGGCATTTTGGGCACCGCGAAGATCAACGACAAGGTTGTCGTGCCCATGCACAACGCGCCGAAGTGCCGGGTGAAGGGCATCGCGTCGCGATCTCTGCAGAAAGCTCAGGAAGCTGCGACCAGATATGGTTTGGCCATCGCGTACGACAGTTATGAGGCGCTGCTGGCGGACCCGGAAATCGACGCGGTCTATATTCCGCTACCCAATCACATTCACGTGGAATGGACGATCAAATCCGTCGAGGCGGGCAAGCACGTCCTGTGTGAGAAGCCGATCGGGTTGGATGCTCAACAGGTTGAACGACTCATCGCTGCACGCGACAAGAGCGGCCGATACATACAGGAAGCCTTCATGGTCCGTACGCATCCGCAATGGCTGAAGGTGCGGAGCTTGATCGACGAAGGTGCAATTGGTGAGTTGCGGGCGGTGACGGGCGGCTTCACCTACAACAACACGAACCCTGACAACATCCGCAACAAGAGCGAACTGGGCGGCGGCGGTCTGCTCGATATTGGTTGTTACCCGATCACGACGTCGCGTTTCGTTACCGGGTCTGAGCCAAGGCGCGTGGTTGCGCTGATGGAGCGGGATCCGGTATTCGAAGTGGACCGGCTTGGCTCCGTGATGATGGACTTCGACGGCGTGCAGGCGAGTTTCTTTTACTCGACTCAGGCCTACCCGTATCAGCGGATGCAATTTCACGGCACCAAGGGGCGGATCGAGGTCGAGATTCCATTCAATGCGCCTGTCGATCGACCGACGCGTCTGTTAGTGAGTGAGAACACAAGCGCCGGTGTCGGGGCTGATCGCTGGGTGGAAATTCCGGTGTGCGATCAATATGGCGTAGCAGCCACCACATTTGCGGAAGCGATATTGAGTGGAAGCACGCAGGCTATCTCGCTGGAAGATACACGCGCAAATATGCGTGTGATCGATGCCGTGTTCCGTTCGGCTCGAACGGGTGCGTGGGAGAGCATTCCTTAA
- a CDS encoding ATP-binding protein, with product MATLRSSGKKGTWRYLIVLWISGCLLLAAIAAVGVWARMHFATVSFCMLIAIVLISLLDSFISSALFSTAGALLLNYFFTPPEYSFEISEASDIFPLAAFLVSSVAVTSLVRRGRESERRLREQARLLDLSHDAIFVRDNRDVITYWNHAAEALYGWRQSEALGKDASELLNTVFPISREELQLILLSDGHWEGELRHTNRRGDQVIVSSRWTLQRDENGEPVGTLESNNDITERLRAEDRLRRIQAQYLDEVQKLSRTGSFGWEVKTGEVFWSAQAFEIFEYDLNEAPTLAMVRNRLHPDDVAVFEQMLKDANAGQIANFDVELRLSFPGDRSKQLHIVGRVGPNGSPDSRQFIGAVMDVTTARQADERLRRAMTELSRANRASALGELGASIAHEVGQPLSAISTNAEACRMWLMRDPPYFDEVREGVEQIIAAGSRAGAIVQRIRRLIKGMPSEHTAIDINDVIEEVVGIVRRDIERQRGKFRLILAPGLPLVVGDRVQLQQVIINLVLNGIQAMSTTTANKEITVVSQRDAGGNVVVSVRDSGPGIAAENLPRLFDPFFTTRSSGMGMGLAICTSILKVHGGRLVAENNDDGQGATFRFVLPPMNDSKAA from the coding sequence ATGGCAACATTGAGGTCTTCCGGAAAGAAGGGCACCTGGCGTTATCTGATCGTGTTGTGGATCTCGGGTTGCCTGTTGCTGGCCGCCATCGCAGCTGTCGGCGTGTGGGCCCGAATGCACTTCGCGACAGTGAGCTTTTGTATGCTCATTGCGATCGTGCTGATCTCGTTGCTCGACAGCTTCATCTCGTCGGCGCTTTTTTCGACGGCCGGCGCGCTGCTGCTGAACTATTTTTTCACGCCTCCTGAATACAGCTTCGAAATCTCTGAGGCTTCGGACATATTCCCTCTCGCCGCATTTCTCGTTTCATCCGTCGCGGTTACCTCGCTCGTGCGTCGTGGTCGTGAATCAGAGCGTAGGCTGCGCGAGCAGGCGCGACTGCTCGATCTGTCACACGATGCTATTTTCGTGCGTGACAATCGCGACGTCATCACGTACTGGAATCATGCAGCCGAAGCACTATACGGTTGGCGACAAAGCGAGGCGCTTGGAAAGGATGCATCCGAGCTGCTGAATACCGTCTTTCCGATCTCGCGCGAAGAACTCCAGCTTATCCTGCTGAGCGATGGCCATTGGGAAGGTGAACTGCGTCATACGAACAGAAGGGGCGACCAGGTCATCGTATCGAGCCGCTGGACTTTGCAGCGCGACGAGAACGGCGAACCGGTTGGTACGCTCGAGTCTAACAATGACATTACCGAAAGGCTGCGTGCAGAAGATCGACTTCGGCGCATTCAGGCCCAATACCTGGATGAAGTGCAAAAGCTTAGCCGTACGGGAAGCTTCGGCTGGGAGGTAAAGACAGGCGAAGTATTCTGGTCTGCGCAAGCGTTTGAGATCTTTGAATATGACTTGAACGAAGCACCCACGCTTGCGATGGTGCGCAACCGCCTTCATCCCGATGACGTTGCCGTGTTCGAGCAGATGCTGAAAGATGCGAACGCGGGGCAAATTGCGAATTTCGATGTCGAATTACGGCTGAGCTTTCCCGGCGACCGTTCAAAGCAATTGCATATCGTAGGCCGCGTCGGGCCAAATGGTTCGCCGGATAGTCGCCAGTTCATTGGCGCTGTGATGGATGTGACGACCGCCCGACAAGCCGACGAACGGCTGCGCAGGGCAATGACCGAGTTGTCGCGCGCGAATCGTGCGTCTGCGCTGGGAGAACTCGGCGCTTCGATCGCGCATGAAGTTGGGCAACCGCTATCCGCGATCAGTACCAATGCCGAAGCATGCAGAATGTGGCTGATGCGCGATCCGCCGTACTTCGATGAAGTCCGTGAAGGTGTCGAGCAGATTATCGCGGCAGGATCGCGCGCGGGAGCGATCGTTCAGAGAATCCGTCGATTGATCAAGGGGATGCCGTCGGAACATACGGCCATCGATATCAACGACGTGATTGAGGAGGTGGTGGGCATCGTACGTCGCGACATCGAGCGGCAACGCGGCAAGTTTCGATTGATACTTGCACCTGGCTTGCCGTTAGTGGTTGGAGATCGTGTCCAGTTGCAGCAGGTGATCATCAATCTCGTGCTGAACGGGATTCAGGCGATGTCGACGACTACTGCCAATAAAGAGATCACGGTTGTGTCACAACGGGACGCCGGCGGTAATGTGGTGGTGTCGGTTCGGGACTCGGGACCTGGTATTGCTGCCGAAAATCTGCCGCGCCTGTTCGACCCATTCTTCACCACGCGCAGTTCCGGTATGGGAATGGGTCTGGCGATATGCACGTCGATCCTCAAGGTTCACGGCGGGCGCCTCGTTGCAGAGAACAATGACGACGGCCAGGGGGCGACGTTCCGGTTCGTGCTGCCACCGATGAACGACTCGAAGGCAGCCTGA
- a CDS encoding SMP-30/gluconolactonase/LRE family protein, which produces MVFKRLCTALVAVMLNVTAASVCEAQYSTSWVANTHGTAATRVGNVARSMWVAPEGVIYTASMWDEDEGGIAIYQNGRNIGSIGAHGEFQGGAITGNSTSLFAALQFNATYGSGKVGRYDRISRTRDLLITVSDTTTEHLADVVTGLATSGSLLYASDFPGNRVRVFTTSGVWLRDIGVAGPGALAVDAGGNIWVAQQGIGTVIQFSPTGERGKTIQLAAKAQPSSLYFDSISGQLWIGDQGPDMNIKIYDVSSAPYAAGTFGVQGGFLNTVTGTKGQVGDRRFTRVTGIGRDSARNLYVLNNPWGGSWDLGRNGGTDIHAYDGTGVLRWQLQSVNFEGNAAPDPATDGAIFYGGMHIYAGTPGGAYVANTIDPFTYPSDPRINLADHERGEHFAHVVSVGGHRILVAASQNPDTFYFFHFNRTSGYIAIPDSTLPGTSFGTAAKVRNGFCLDSKGDIWAGLDKTNVISHYPLNGFDANGKPLWGAAITMPIPSTLSQLTRIMYLPESDTMVLTGISGSTDWTAVGSRVEVYHGWLAGNRTAPDPVINLTSVNPKSVVAAGNYLFVGYVHTVPNIDAFNLTTGKLDITFVNSNPNTVDVGNDVDSMYGLRAYRRSNGEYEVTRDNYNDASIVLYRWTPPASSGTGVSAAKTMMVSPFGVN; this is translated from the coding sequence ATGGTTTTCAAAAGACTCTGTACCGCGTTAGTCGCAGTGATGCTGAACGTAACGGCCGCGTCCGTTTGCGAAGCCCAGTACTCCACCAGCTGGGTGGCCAACACACATGGCACGGCGGCGACCCGGGTAGGTAACGTGGCTCGCTCGATGTGGGTGGCACCCGAAGGCGTGATCTATACCGCGTCGATGTGGGACGAGGACGAGGGCGGCATCGCGATCTATCAGAACGGACGGAACATCGGATCGATCGGGGCGCACGGCGAGTTTCAGGGTGGTGCGATCACAGGCAACTCGACCTCGCTATTCGCTGCGCTGCAGTTCAACGCCACGTATGGAAGCGGCAAGGTGGGCCGGTATGACCGGATAAGCCGCACGCGCGACCTGCTGATCACGGTAAGCGACACGACCACCGAACACCTCGCGGACGTCGTCACCGGACTCGCGACGTCGGGCTCGCTGCTCTACGCAAGCGATTTCCCAGGCAACCGCGTACGCGTATTTACGACGTCCGGTGTCTGGCTGCGCGATATCGGCGTGGCAGGGCCGGGCGCGCTCGCAGTGGACGCGGGCGGCAACATCTGGGTCGCGCAACAAGGCATAGGTACAGTGATCCAGTTCAGCCCGACGGGCGAACGCGGAAAGACCATTCAGCTGGCGGCGAAAGCGCAACCCTCCTCGCTGTATTTCGACTCGATCAGCGGGCAGTTATGGATCGGCGACCAGGGGCCGGACATGAACATCAAGATCTATGACGTCTCCAGCGCACCGTATGCTGCCGGTACGTTCGGTGTTCAAGGCGGATTCCTGAATACCGTTACGGGCACCAAGGGGCAGGTAGGTGACCGGCGGTTCACGCGCGTGACCGGCATCGGCAGGGATTCTGCTCGCAATCTCTACGTGCTGAACAACCCGTGGGGCGGATCATGGGATCTCGGCCGTAACGGCGGCACCGATATCCACGCATACGATGGCACGGGCGTACTGCGCTGGCAGCTCCAGTCGGTGAACTTCGAAGGCAACGCCGCACCGGACCCCGCCACCGACGGGGCGATCTTCTACGGCGGCATGCACATTTATGCGGGCACCCCGGGAGGCGCCTACGTTGCCAACACAATCGATCCGTTCACCTACCCCTCCGATCCGCGCATCAATCTCGCCGACCACGAACGCGGCGAACATTTCGCTCACGTGGTCAGTGTGGGCGGACACCGGATACTCGTCGCAGCGAGCCAGAATCCCGATACCTTTTACTTTTTCCATTTCAACCGGACGAGCGGGTACATTGCGATTCCCGATAGCACGCTGCCCGGAACGTCGTTCGGTACGGCGGCTAAAGTCCGCAACGGCTTCTGTCTGGATAGCAAGGGCGATATCTGGGCTGGCCTCGACAAGACCAACGTGATTTCGCACTATCCGCTGAATGGTTTCGATGCGAACGGCAAACCGCTGTGGGGCGCCGCAATCACGATGCCGATTCCGTCGACGCTCTCGCAACTGACGCGCATCATGTACCTGCCCGAAAGCGACACGATGGTTCTCACAGGGATATCCGGCAGCACGGACTGGACCGCGGTCGGATCGCGCGTCGAGGTGTATCACGGCTGGCTGGCCGGCAACAGGACGGCGCCGGATCCGGTGATCAACCTGACCAGCGTGAATCCCAAATCGGTTGTGGCCGCCGGAAACTATCTTTTTGTCGGCTACGTCCATACCGTGCCGAATATCGATGCGTTCAACCTCACGACAGGGAAACTCGATATCACATTCGTCAACAGCAATCCGAACACGGTCGATGTGGGCAACGACGTGGACTCGATGTATGGACTTCGGGCGTATCGGCGTTCGAACGGCGAATATGAAGTCACCAGGGACAACTACAACGACGCGAGCATCGTGCTGTATCGCTGGACGCCGCCTGCGTCGAGCGGGACGGGCGTGAGCGCGGCAAAGACGATGATGGTGTCACCGTTCGGTGTGAATTGA